A stretch of DNA from Chloroflexota bacterium:
TGCTCCTGGTGGCCTTCCTCATCAAGATCCCGGTGCCTACGCTGGTGCAGTCGTTGCTCTTGCTCGTCTTCAATGTCGCCTTGCTGTTGGCCGGACTGGGGTGGATCGGGCGCGCGCTGCGGCTGCGTGCCGAGCGTCGGCAGCCCGTGGCGGCTTAGTCGGTCGGGGCTGGAGGAGTCATGCTACTACAGGTGGTCTTCATCTTACTCAGCGCGGCCACGCTGGGAACGGCGCTGATGGTGGTCATATCGCGAAATGTCTTCCACAGCGCCCTGTTCCTGGTCGCCTCGTTCGTTGGGGTGGCTGGCCTGTATATCCTCTTGGAGGCGGAGTTCCTGGCCGTTGTCCAGATCCTGGTCTATGTGGGGGCCATCGCCACCCTGATCGTGTTCGCCATCATGTTGAGCCGAGGGGGGATGCGCGACACCGAGCGCTCCTTGAACGAGCAATGGCCTATCGTGGTGGTGGGGGCGCTGGTGCTTTTCATCATGTTGGCCTTTGTCGGGAGCCAGGTGACCTGGCCGGTGGACCTCGCCGAGCCGGGTGGCGATGTGCTCGTCCGACTGGGCCAGGCTTTTGTGGGATCTGCGGTGATCCCCTTTGAGGTGGCCTCCGTGCTCCTGGTCGTGGCGCTGATCGGTGCCATCATCATCGCACGTGAGAAGGAGTAAGGGGAGCCACGCAACACGTAATACGAACACGCGTTGAGGTCGAGCCATGATCCCTCTTTCCTGGTATCTGATCGTAGCAGCGGCCCTGTTTTCCATTGGCGTCTACGGCGTCCTGTCCCGACGGAATGCCATCGTCGTGCTCATGGGCGTTGAGTTGATGTTGAATGCGGTGAACCTGAACCTGCTGTCGTTTTGGCGCTATGTCACGCCCGCGCAGGTGACGGGCCAGGTGTTCGCGATCATCGTGATCGCGGTTGCGGCCGCGGAGGCCGCGGTGGGCCTGGCGTTGATCATCGCCATATATCGCACGCGTCGCACGGTGAACGTGGAGGAGCTGGATACGCTCAAGGGATAGTGAGCGAGTCAGCGAGCGAGTGAAGCAGCTAGTGGGTGACCAGGCGAGGGGGATGGATAGGCGACCTCCTCGCCGATCCGGTGGAGCGTCCTTGCGAACGAGGTAGCCGATGAGCGAAATCCCTTTTAATCTGACGTGGCTCATTCCACTCCCACCCTTGTTGGCATTTCTCATCATCGTCCTGATCACGAATCCCAACAAGCGGCTCAGCTCTCGGGTCGCCATCCTGGGCGTCGCGCTCTCGTGGCTGTTGGGGTGGTGGGTGTTCCTGGCCAGCGTGGCCATCCCGCACTTCGGCGAGCATCCCATCCGCCTGGCAGTCGATTGGCTGCCCGCCGCGTCGGTGTCCATGACGATGGGGGTGGCCGTTGATCCGTTGACG
This window harbors:
- a CDS encoding NADH-quinone oxidoreductase subunit J — protein: MLLQVVFILLSAATLGTALMVVISRNVFHSALFLVASFVGVAGLYILLEAEFLAVVQILVYVGAIATLIVFAIMLSRGGMRDTERSLNEQWPIVVVGALVLFIMLAFVGSQVTWPVDLAEPGGDVLVRLGQAFVGSAVIPFEVASVLLVVALIGAIIIAREKE
- the nuoK gene encoding NADH-quinone oxidoreductase subunit NuoK, whose product is MIPLSWYLIVAAALFSIGVYGVLSRRNAIVVLMGVELMLNAVNLNLLSFWRYVTPAQVTGQVFAIIVIAVAAAEAAVGLALIIAIYRTRRTVNVEELDTLKG